Proteins encoded by one window of Lathyrus oleraceus cultivar Zhongwan6 chromosome 1, CAAS_Psat_ZW6_1.0, whole genome shotgun sequence:
- the LOC127115442 gene encoding ribonuclease MC yields MRFIFFIFVIFTIQFECSRAYYEYFNMVQQWPVTLCMFRIKGCAVKALPNKFTIHGLWGTNVSAPYPKDCTNEILSPITYGKFLSQIQNEWPDIENGNDKGFVETEWLKHGTCSLNKFTQIEYLQLALDIKNSISLIDVLKNANIVPHKTATYDISDIVRAIKTSHPNEPTLMCKMDPNPRNVIPYLQEIRLCFEDNGITPRNCPGNTRIMCINKNSNNKVFFPA; encoded by the exons ATGAGattcattttctttatttttgtCATATTTACCATACAGTTTGAGTGCTCCAGAGCATACTATGAATATTTTAATATGGTACAACAATGGCCGGTAACATTGTGCATGTTTAGAATTAAAGGATGTGCAGTGAAAGCTCTTCCAAACAAGTTTACAATTCATGGCTTATGGGGGACCAATGTATCTGCACCGTATCCAAAAGATTGCACAAACGAAATATTGAGCCCTATAACT TATGGTAAATTTTTATCACAAATTCAAAACGAATGGCCAGACATAGAGAATGGAAATGATAAAGGTTTTGTGGAAACTGAATGGCTTAAGCATGGAACATGCTCTCTCAACAAATTTACTCAAATAGAATATTTACAACTTGCTCTGGATATCAAAAACAGTATTAGTCTAATAGATGTTTTAAAAAATGCAAATATCGTGCCACATAAAACAGCAACTTATGACATAAGTGATATTGTTCGAGCCATCAAGACTAGCCATCCTAATGAGCCAACTCTTATGTGTAAAATGGATCCAAATCCGAGGAATGTAATACCTTATTTACAAGAAATAAGGTTGTGCTTTGAAGACAATGGAATCACACCCAGGAATTGTCCTGGAAATACACGCATCATGTGTATTAATAAAAATAGTAACAATAAGGTCTTTTTTCCAGCATGA